In the genome of Criblamydia sequanensis CRIB-18, one region contains:
- the nhaD gene encoding sodium:proton antiporter NhaD — protein sequence MFLAASTFITGYLGIIFEHKLRIDKAATALITGILCWLFYFALGSGDFAIKASHLQEHLSDISQVVFFLLGAMLIVDLIEAHKGFEIISKKICFPSKLLTFWLIILSGFFLSSVLDNLTTIIVMISLLKKIIPEKENRLILSAALVPIVNAGGAWTPIGDITTTMLWIGDCISSFEIIKTLFIPCIITMIVTGFLVYRKLPSDFKLKPNEEGEAPKTKGSFLILISGLTALIAVPALKSFFNLPPFMGMLLGVGILWAMTDFLHHNDKESSNLRMMASFKRIDISTVLFFLGILLAVDALESLEILKESAVFLQKMIPSHAIFASLLGVLSAVVDNVPLVAATIRMFPLEDYPINHALWNMIAYSVGVGGSLLVIGSAPGIALMSLERVSFSWYFKNLSLIILISYIAGSFSTWLFS from the coding sequence ATGTTTTTAGCGGCATCTACCTTTATTACCGGCTATTTGGGCATCATTTTTGAACACAAACTAAGAATAGATAAGGCTGCAACAGCCTTGATAACCGGTATTTTATGCTGGCTTTTTTACTTTGCCCTAGGATCCGGGGATTTCGCTATTAAAGCCTCTCATCTTCAAGAACACCTAAGCGATATCAGCCAAGTTGTTTTTTTTCTTCTCGGGGCGATGTTAATTGTCGACTTGATCGAGGCCCATAAAGGGTTTGAAATCATCAGCAAAAAGATCTGTTTTCCTTCAAAGCTTCTTACCTTTTGGCTAATTATTCTATCAGGATTCTTCCTTTCATCTGTTTTAGATAATCTTACGACTATTATCGTAATGATTTCACTTCTTAAAAAGATTATCCCGGAAAAGGAAAATCGGTTAATCCTCTCTGCCGCTCTTGTGCCGATTGTGAATGCGGGGGGGGCTTGGACCCCGATTGGAGACATCACAACCACAATGCTTTGGATTGGAGATTGCATATCTTCTTTTGAGATTATTAAAACTCTTTTTATCCCTTGTATCATTACCATGATAGTGACAGGCTTCCTTGTTTATAGAAAACTCCCAAGCGACTTTAAGTTAAAGCCAAACGAAGAAGGGGAAGCTCCGAAAACAAAAGGTTCTTTTCTTATTTTAATCAGCGGTCTTACTGCGTTAATTGCCGTGCCGGCTCTTAAGAGCTTTTTCAATTTGCCCCCTTTTATGGGCATGCTTTTAGGCGTTGGAATCCTTTGGGCGATGACCGACTTTTTACATCATAATGATAAAGAAAGTTCAAACTTAAGAATGATGGCTTCCTTTAAGAGGATCGATATTTCAACAGTCCTTTTTTTCTTAGGGATTCTTCTTGCTGTCGATGCCCTTGAATCTCTTGAGATTCTCAAAGAGTCAGCAGTTTTCTTACAGAAGATGATTCCCTCGCATGCAATTTTTGCAAGCCTTCTTGGGGTTTTATCGGCAGTCGTTGATAACGTTCCGCTAGTTGCTGCCACAATACGTATGTTCCCTCTTGAAGATTACCCGATCAATCATGCACTTTGGAACATGATTGCGTATTCAGTAGGTGTCGGGGGAAGTTTGCTTGTCATCGGTTCAGCCCCGGGAATTGCTCTTATGTCCTTAGAAAGAGTCAGCTTTTCTTGGTATTTTAAGAACTTAAGCTTGATTATTCTGATTAGCTATATCGCAGGCTCATTTTCAACCTGGCTCTTTTCTTGA